Within the Equus przewalskii isolate Varuska chromosome 1, EquPr2, whole genome shotgun sequence genome, the region TGTCTGTGCTGCGAGGTGGGACCTTCACACCCCCATGTACATCCTCtggtgaatttctttttcctgaaaatatgtTATGTTCACAACCACCCCTAACATGTTGGCCCACTTCCTGTCCACCAGTAAGTCCTTGTCCTTTGCGTGTTGTTTTGCACGGTTctacttcttcttctcttttggaTGTGATGAAGGCTTCTTCCTTTGCATCATGGCCTTTGACAGGCAATTTGCCATCTGCCATCCTCTGCATTACCCATGCATCATGACTAAACAGCTGTACACTGGCCTTGTCATCTTTGGATGGTCATGTGGGTTCATCCTCTTCCTAACCCCACTTGTTCTCATTTCACAGTTGCCCTATTGTGGTCCAAATATCATCAAACATTTTGTGTGTGATCCTGTGCCATTGATGATGCTGTCCTGTTCTGAAGACACCATCACTCAGCTCACTTACTCTACTTTCAAAGCTATTTTCATGATTGGCACCTTTCTCTTCATCCTCTGCTCCTATGCTCTGGTGATTCTGGCTGTGCTATGGATGCCCTCAGAGGCTGGCAAACACAAAACTTTCTCCACTTGTGCTTCTCATCTGGCATTTGTCACTTGTTTTATGACTCCGTTTTGGTAATATATGTTAGTCCTATATCAGGACACccagagaaaatgcagaaattcATCACCTTATTTTATTCTGTGAGAACACCTCTATGCAGTCCTCTAATATGTAGCCTCAGGAACAAGGAGATGAAGCCTGCTCTGAGGAGAATGTTCAGGAGTGAACAATGtgttcataaaatataaatgagagcCAAAGTCCATCTCTCAAATGCAAGTTACCTTAATAAGACATGAGTTATATATTTGTCTACAAATTCATTGTTATATTAAGAAACTACTATAACAAGGACCCACTATTGTCTTAAACACCACTCAGCACAAGATGCAGTAGTCTTATTTAAGAACAATATGTTTTAACAAGTGAATTAAACTTTATTGTGAAGTTATTATCAAGTGAGTGAAATTTTATGTACCTAAGCCCATTAATCCCTCTAAATGTAACTGAATTTCTAACAAGAAGACAGAAGTCTACTTTGTATACTGAGTTGAAGCAATTAGTACACATACGACAGATTATAGATTGCTTTGAGGATTAACACTGTAAGCCAGTAATTTTCTACTGGGACATACTGACTCATAAAGAAGATTCAGGTTTGAAGGAAGTCTCCTTGCCAGAGTGTAGCATCTGTCTTTACTTTAAGAAAACAGACGAATGGCCTTAGCTGGATGTTAGTGATTTTTCAGAGTTCACAAGACAAGGATTAGGAATTTTAAGAGTATTAGTTCCCTGCAATATAGGAAAGATAAGGGCATAACATAAAGACCAAGGCATTACTCAGGTCATAACTCACTGTAGGGTAAATCCAGTTTACACAACAGCTTCTGATACCATAAGTAGTTTAGTGTTAGTACTGTGCGACTTATTTTAATACTGCCATAAGTATCCTTAAAactatttctatgaaatatttacttaacattgttgttttaattatgacttttattttgttctcttgccATTTTTTTCAAACATGAGTTTTGGAAAAGAAGTGGTTGTCTTTATTCTGCTTCACataagaaacaaattaaatagtTGAACAATTGcctgaaaaatgttttatattggaagaaaatataaacaatttagaACTTCATCCAAACTAATTCCAAAGGTAGGTTCAAACTGCTGATAATGTTAACACTGATTTTCATCTGTGGAGTTTGAGGGATGTACATGCCAGTTCCATTCATCTTTCTTAACTATATAAGAAAAAGGGGTAAGAACTAGTGATTCTTAATACAATATTGTACTGATTGTTATGAAGGTATACAGTGCCTATATTTGTACTGTCTTTAATTACTAGCCAAATTTTTCTCACTCGTCTTAAATTCTACCTCATGCTAAGTTTGCTGCCACTTGATAGACTTGCAAATTATTTGGTACGTTATGAAGCATTTCTTTAAGACACAGATCTACCTTTATTTGTACCAACATCTATTCCTTAATTCATACCTATGACTTCATTGTGGGAAGTGAGGTTTCATAAACCAGCTGACAAGGGAGGAAAAGAATCTCAGGCTTGGTTCACAGATGGATTATCTGAATATAAACTAGTGCAAGGATAAAATGTCATACTGCTTCATTACATCCTCTCTCAGGGGTGACCACAGAGTGTAGAGGAAACACTTACAAagcaaagagctggaggaaatcCACTTAGTTATCTAGTTTTGTATGGTGGGAGAAATGGCCTGCAATACAAGATAAGGATATCCACAGACTAATGACTGTTGCAAAAAGTTTCACTGATTGGCCAAGGGCCCAAGAGGAACCACATAGAAAAATCAGAGCCAAAGAAGTTTGAAGAGGCAGAATATGGATGGACCTATGAGAATGAGCAAAAAGTACGCAGATTTTTGTGTCTCAAATCAATGCCCCTCAGAGAGGATCCTCCACAGTGGAGGCATTCAACAGCCAGGTAGAAGGAATGAGACATCCAGGACATGTCAGGCTGCTCTGACTTCCTTCACACTGTATTATATACATTATGGGCTGAATAATTCTTTATCATGGGCAGCTGTCCTGTGCAGTGTAGACTATGTAGCAGCATTCCTGGTATCCACCCGCTAGATATCAGTAACAGCCCCTACTGCTACTGGTATGACAAGTGTGACAACCAACAATGTCTCCAGACAGTGTCAAATATCCCATGGTGGGTGGGAGGAACCAccccatttgagaaccactggggtAAGTAAATATATCAGTTTGAGGCTGCAGTGCAAGTTTGAGACTCTGTCCTCTAGAAAGTTTTATGCATATATAATCAATGGCCAATAAAAGGGGTTTCACCCCCAGCCACTAAAATTACAACAGTCTGTGaactaagaaaagaaagtttGACTCATAATTTCCAGTGAGTTGCTTGCAGAATTTCTTCTTGCTGCCTCTGCAAATTTAAGTTCTACCATGTAAATTATGGTTACCAGAATTCAAGGAGGGGAAGCTTCTATGAGGGGACAAAGTAAGAGTTCCAATTAAACCTGAAGTTCTGACTGCTTCTATTTGGATCTCTCTTATTGGTGTACCAACAGACAAAGAAGGGATTCATTATAGTGGTCAGTGGAATCAATTAGAATTGTCCATAGTTGCTACTACATAATAGATGAGGGGAGTATGTTTGGAATTGAAAGCATTCACTGGAGCTTCTTTTGGTGCTTTCATGCCCAGTGATATCTTTGAAcaagaaaacacaacatataCAGCCTGACAAGGGCAAAACAACCAAGGGCTCAGAATCCTTAGAGATAAAGATCTCAGTGATTGCAGCAGGCAAGCAACTTTAGCATCTGAATTCTTCATCAACGATGAAGGACATCTACAATGGGTGATaaaggagggagaagatgaaTATCCGTGATGGTTATTCATTAGCCATTCTGCATGAAGTCATTTTTGTAGATTTCAGGCTACCAGTAccttgaagacacagaaatagaaTGGACATAATACAGGAAACAAATGGATCTGAATAGCTTGAGTTGGGGACTATAGCAAAAGCTTTTGGTGTTTTGAATTACATCTATTCAGCCCAACTTTATTTTCAGTTACAGCTGCCTGGTCAATTGAAAGCTTGGACTCATAGTGATAGTGTTAACCTCAAGAGTTCCacatgtattttcactttctgacCTGGAGCCTTCTCCAAAGCCTGTGGGGTCCAGTCAGCTAAAGAGGAAATGCAACTATAAGGACAGTAGTACTCCAGAAATGATCATCAACCTAGTGGGCAGAGTGGCCAGTGGATAAATGCCCAGCTTCTTAGACATGCTGTCAGAATCAAGTCCCTGATGCCCCAGTTGCCTACATCAGAGACCTTAAATAATCTCGCATTAGCTCTTCCTGTTTCCAAGTCTCACTCTCactgctctctgctcctccttcctaGGTAACCCCAAATAAACCACACCCCTGAGTCTTTATCTGAAGTTCTGATTTGGGAACCTAAACTAAGACAAATATTAACTGTGATTTTTCTCAATTATGCCTCTCACGATCAGAACACATGAATGTTCCTACTGCCACACTTACACTACTTCCATCTTAGCAAATTATgtatttgtcttccttttcataGGCAGTCTCTCCACTATTCCCTTGAGACCATTCTCTCATATATCTTTGGACATTCTAATAGTTACTTTATCTTTCTCCAGAATCATGAACCTTAAACCTTTACCTTTCCAAAGTCTCCTTATCCAAACAGAAGAGACAGGGAAGGACCCAAGGACTGAGAGAGGGACTGAGAAGGGAAATTATCTCCCTGGAATTGACTCACCTTTAGGTGTCCACATTTTTCCTCCATAGCTAGATGACATGAAAAATAAGTCTACAATCAACTTCCACTTCATTTCTCATGCACCCCCAACCCCATGTGATATGATTTCCCACTTCCTCTGCTCTGctgaaactgttttctttcatgtttctgcagagaaataacattaataatcatacagatgttttcttttaggtATAAAAAATCTAGTAACTCAGATTTCCAGATCTTCCATCACCTTCATTAGCCAACCTTATCTTACACCAGAGTAGATATGAATTTTACGTTCTTGTGATTCCCCATTAATTGAGTTTGAAAACTTCTGTTACAGCCTGGAAACAAGGTTTCTTAGGATCAGTTGGAGCCATTTATGAGCAAGAGTAAAGGtgtaaaagttgaaaaatacatGTTACTCTACAATTCCAACTCAAAATCTAgttaatttttgatttttcatcTTGTCCTGGAATTAACAGATGTCTAAActaatatttctcaaactttaatatgcatttcAATCACCTGTgaccctttttaaaaatgcagattctgcaTTAGTAGGTATACAGTAGGACacgagattctgcatttctgagaagttcccaggtgacactgctgctgctggtccataGATTACACTTCAAGTAGCAAGGGTCTAGTCATGACCTATTTAAAATGTTAcaggacctcgagggtattatttTAAGCGAAATAGGCCAGAAAGAgaaatatgtggaagataaacacatggataaggagaacagattagaggttaccagaggggaaggggatgagggggtgggtgaaaggggtaaaagggcacatatgtatgatgacagataaaaactaaaaatgtacccctgaaattacacaatgttgtaaagcaatatgacctcaataaaataattttaaaaaaatgtcagaggagggccggccccatggccgagtggttaagttcgc harbors:
- the LOC139082526 gene encoding olfactory receptor 11H2-like; the protein is MLAHFLSTSKSLSFACCFARFYFFFSFGCDEGFFLCIMAFDRQFAICHPLHYPCIMTKQLYTGLVIFGWSCGFILFLTPLVLISQLPYCGPNIIKHFVCDPVPLMMLSCSEDTITQLTYSTFKAIFMIGTFLFILCSYALVILAVLWMPSEAGKHKTFSTCASHLAFVTCFMTPFW